In a genomic window of Streptomyces pristinaespiralis:
- a CDS encoding subtilase-type protease inhibitor produces MRYIARGLALAATTTLALVAAPAVGSAHTAQPGPERLYPPSALVLTVTTGDDATAGTVLRAVTLSCTPTATGTHPAAKAACAELRAAEGAFDAITTRDPSVVCTKQWDPVTVTVDGVWNGTRVEYAHTFGNSCIRSSGSGVLFDF; encoded by the coding sequence ATGCGGTACATCGCCAGAGGCCTCGCGCTCGCAGCCACCACCACGCTGGCCCTTGTCGCGGCGCCCGCCGTGGGCAGCGCGCACACCGCGCAGCCCGGCCCGGAGAGGCTGTACCCGCCGTCGGCCCTCGTGCTGACCGTCACGACGGGGGACGACGCCACGGCCGGAACGGTGCTGCGCGCGGTGACGCTCAGCTGCACGCCGACGGCGACCGGCACCCACCCCGCCGCGAAGGCCGCCTGCGCCGAACTCCGTGCCGCGGAGGGCGCCTTCGACGCCATCACCACACGGGATCCGAGCGTCGTCTGCACCAAGCAGTGGGATCCGGTGACGGTGACCGTGGACGGCGTGTGGAACGGCACGCGCGTCGAGTACGCCCACACCTTCGGCAACTCGTGCATCAGGAGCAGCGGCAGCGGCGTGCTCTTCGACTTCTGA
- a CDS encoding VWA domain-containing protein, translating into MIIRRRPAARICVLLAVLVAGLFPTGIAAADEPVAKESPKVELVLDVSGSMRARDIDGKSRMAAAKQAFNEVLDAVPEEVRLGIRTLGADYPGDDRKRGCKDTRQLYPVGPLDRTEAKAAVATLAPTGWTPIGPALLGAAEDLEGGDATRRIVLITDGEDTCAPLDPCEVAREIAAKGIHLVIDTLGLVPDAKTRTQLRCIAEATGGTYTSVQHTDELSDRVSQLVDRAADPVVTPVATRGAGQCADAPRLEPGLYTDREKFGEHRWYRVDVLPGQELRASVSVGADRAVNKDYGVLLRAVTVHGREIVRGSEAGDGRTDLISTGLRYPKAELEDADGVKPAAETVCLQVSNSFSAPPAVKTEPGLPVELTVDVVDAPGTAFDVAAFGLGRGWWLLGVLVVAGFVAGLLWGWVSRWRIAVWRTN; encoded by the coding sequence ATGATCATAAGAAGACGGCCCGCGGCCCGGATCTGCGTGCTCCTCGCAGTCCTGGTCGCCGGGCTGTTCCCGACAGGGATCGCCGCCGCCGACGAACCGGTGGCGAAGGAATCCCCCAAGGTCGAGCTGGTGCTCGACGTCAGCGGATCGATGCGCGCCCGCGACATCGACGGCAAGAGCCGTATGGCCGCCGCGAAGCAGGCGTTCAACGAGGTGCTCGACGCCGTGCCGGAAGAGGTGCGGCTCGGTATCCGCACGCTCGGCGCCGACTATCCCGGCGACGACCGCAAGCGCGGCTGCAAGGACACCCGGCAGCTCTACCCCGTGGGGCCGCTCGACCGGACGGAGGCGAAGGCCGCCGTCGCCACCCTCGCGCCCACCGGATGGACACCGATCGGCCCGGCGCTGCTGGGCGCGGCGGAGGATCTGGAAGGCGGTGACGCCACCCGCCGGATCGTGCTCATCACCGACGGCGAGGACACCTGCGCACCGCTCGACCCGTGCGAGGTCGCGCGGGAGATCGCGGCCAAGGGCATCCATCTCGTCATCGACACCCTCGGCCTGGTGCCCGACGCCAAGACCCGCACGCAGCTCAGGTGTATCGCGGAGGCCACCGGCGGTACGTACACGTCCGTCCAGCACACCGACGAACTCTCCGACCGGGTGAGCCAGTTGGTCGACCGCGCGGCGGACCCGGTGGTCACGCCCGTCGCCACGCGGGGCGCCGGGCAGTGTGCCGACGCTCCGCGGCTCGAGCCCGGTCTGTACACGGACCGGGAGAAGTTCGGCGAGCACCGCTGGTACCGGGTGGACGTGCTGCCCGGCCAGGAGCTGCGCGCCTCCGTGAGCGTCGGCGCCGACCGCGCGGTGAACAAGGACTACGGCGTGCTGCTGCGCGCCGTCACCGTCCACGGCCGTGAGATCGTCCGCGGCTCCGAGGCCGGCGACGGCCGTACCGATCTCATCTCGACCGGTCTTCGCTACCCGAAGGCGGAGCTCGAGGACGCCGACGGCGTCAAGCCCGCCGCGGAGACCGTGTGTCTCCAGGTGAGCAACTCGTTCTCCGCGCCGCCCGCCGTCAAGACCGAGCCAGGACTGCCCGTGGAACTCACGGTGGACGTGGTCGACGCACCTGGAACGGCCTTCGACGTGGCCGCCTTCGGACTCGGGCGCGGCTGGTGGCTGCTGGGTGTCCTGGTGGTCGCCGGTTTCGTGGCCGGCCTGCTCTGGGGCTGGGTCTCACGCTGGCGCATCGCCGTCTGGAGGACCAACTGA
- a CDS encoding (R)-mandelonitrile lyase has translation MQITRSPGDTLKGPADWFTGDVCIDAVAAAPSPSRVSAALVRFMPGARTHWHRHPLSQTVFVTEGVGLCRRRGGPIEVIRPGDRVLFEADEEHRHGAAPNRLMVHPAINEADADHDVVHWLTPVTDEEYAAAPTVD, from the coding sequence TTGCAGATCACCCGAAGTCCGGGCGACACCCTCAAGGGTCCGGCCGACTGGTTCACCGGCGACGTCTGCATCGACGCCGTCGCCGCCGCACCCTCCCCGTCCCGGGTCAGCGCCGCGCTGGTGCGTTTCATGCCCGGCGCGCGCACCCACTGGCACCGCCACCCGCTGAGCCAGACCGTCTTCGTCACCGAAGGGGTCGGCCTGTGCCGGCGCCGGGGCGGACCGATCGAGGTCATCCGGCCCGGTGACCGCGTCCTGTTCGAGGCCGACGAGGAGCACCGGCACGGCGCCGCGCCGAACCGGCTGATGGTCCATCCGGCCATCAACGAAGCCGACGCCGACCACGACGTCGTGCACTGGCTGACCCCGGTCACCGACGAGGAGTACGCCGCCGCACCGACGGTCGACTGA